In the Neofelis nebulosa isolate mNeoNeb1 chromosome 11, mNeoNeb1.pri, whole genome shotgun sequence genome, one interval contains:
- the CHCHD10 gene encoding coiled-coil-helix-coiled-coil-helix domain-containing protein 10, mitochondrial, giving the protein MPRGSRSAAARPASRAAAPSVHPPAHPPPSAAAPAPTPSGQPGLMAQMASTAAGVAVGSAVGHVVGSALTGAFSGGSSEPAQPATQQAPIHTGPQPLQMGPCAYEIKQFLDCSTTQSDLSLCEGFSEALKQCKYNHGLSSLP; this is encoded by the exons ATGCCCCGGGGAAGCCGCAGCGCGGCCGCCCGGCCAGCCAG CCGCGCCGCCGCGCCCTCAGTTCACCCACCAGCGCACCCGCCGCCCTCTGCTGCTGCACCGGCCCCCACCCCGTCAGGCCAGCCTGGCCTGATGGCGCAGATGGCGTCCACGGCCGCTGGCGTGGCTGTGGGCTCGGCTGTGGGACACGTCGTGGGTAGCGCCCTGACCGGAGCCTTCAGCGgagggagctcagagcctgcccaGCCTGCCACTCAGCAG GCCCCCATCCAcactggcccccagcccctgcagaTGGGGCCCTGCGCCTACGAGATCAAGCAGTTCCTGGACTGCTCCACCACTCAGAGTGACCTGTCCCTGTGTGAGGGCTTCAGTGAGGCCCTGAAGCAGTGCAAGTACAACCATG GTCTGAGCTCACTGCCCTGA